TTAGCATTCATCTGCACAAAAATATTCCAATAGGTGCGGGCCTTGGCGGTGGCTCCGCTGATGCTGCTTTTTTTATCAAATTGCTCGATGAGCAGTTTGGTCTGAATTTAACTATTGAGCAAATGGAGGGCTATGCCCGGCAGCTCGGTGCCGACTGTGCTTTCTTTATCCAGAATAAGCCGGTATACGCCCACGAGAAGGGCGATGTATTTAAACCCGTACAGCTCGATCTGTCGGACTATAAAATTGTTTTGGTGATGCCGCCCGCCCATGTATCAACAGGGGAGGCTTACCGTGGTGTGCGACCGAAACGTTCGAAAGCATCATTGCAGGAGCTGGTACAATTGCCGGTAGCCGAATGGCGGCGGCATATCAAAAACGATTTTGAGGAGTCGATATTCAAAAATCATCCCGTCATACGTGGCGTAAAAGCAAGCCTGTACGAAGCCGGCGCATTATACGCCAGTATGAGCGGCAGTGGAGCCTCTGTTTTCGGTATATTTGAAGAGACGCCTGATTTAGGAATGTTGGAGAAAGATAATCAGGTGTATCACCTCACTCAACTCTCTCCACCCGGAGAGGGCTTTAAAGTATATAAATAAAAAGCCCTCCCCCTCGGGGAGGGTTGGGTGATCCCTGGGGAGGGGTGATAGGGGTCACACTCCCGCATCTTCAGACACTCCTTCGCCAAACGCCGCAATCCAGTCGCTGCTGTCGCCTTTGCCTTTGGCTACCTGGGTAAGCAGGCGGGTATTTACCAGTGATACCAGCGGTGCCGGTACCTCGCTTTTTTGCGTTAATGCCAGCGCCAGCCGCGCGTCCTTATAGCCCAGTTTGGCCTTGAATGCAACGGGGTCATAATTTTTGGCGGCGATGAATTTTCCGTAGTTCTGAAATATGGGGCAGGCAAAAAGTGTGGAGCTAAAAAAGTCGGCTACCTGCTGGCGGTTCAATCCGTTTTTTTCAGCAATGGTGTAGGCCTCCGCCATCGTCTCCAGCGCGGCCATGATCATGAAGTTGCCGGTAAGTTTTACCACGTTGGCGCCGCCCGTGGATTCGCCAAAATCAATGATGCCCTGACCCATGGCATTCAGCATATCCTCGGCTGATTTTTTAACATCCGTTTCGCCCGAAACACATATCCATAATTTCTTCGCGGCAGCGGCCTCAGGCCTACCAAAAACAGGGGCGGCCAGATAGCCTGTTCCGGCCTCTCTATGCAGGGCCAAAAGCTGCTCTGATGTTTGCGGCGAAATGGTGCTCATGGAAATGTGCAGCGCGCCTTTTTGCATCGTCTTTAAAATGCCGTCGGTGCCGGTCACTATCTCCGTTACCACCGCGTCGTCGGCCAAAATGGTAATGACAAAATCAACCCCTTCGGCAGCCTGCGCAGGGGTGCTGCAAGTGGTTATTGATGCCTGCTCCAGCTCGCCGGCTTTAGAAGCCGTGCGGTTGTAAACTTGTAAATGATAACCGGCGGCTATCAGGTTTTTTGCCATCGGTATACCTAAATTTCCGAGGCCTATAAATGCGATCTTTTTGTCCATAGTAGTTAGCTGATGTAATCGCGATCTTCATCGCTTAGTGTATCGGTTTTGTTTTTGTTATACATGGTGTCATGATATTGTTCAATATCATACTTCTGTTTTTTTGGCCGGCCTACTATCACTCCCACAACAAATGCGGCTACAGCAACGCTTGCCATCACCACCAGTTTTGATGCATACATGGAAGTGAATAAAATATTAAACGGAACCTCGTCCCGGTTTTGCATAATAACGATGGTAAGTAGTACGGCGATCATAATCGCCACGATAGTTTTGATGCTCATGTTATGCGAGTTTATGTATATAACCAATATCCGCATTTTATGTGTTTTTATTAAACGCTTGTTTTGTCGCGCTACTATTAATTATAGGTATTACAGTCTTTGTTTAAATACAATAACCCACGCCACCAAATTCTCTCCCTAAAAGCCGGCGGATAAAAATTGTGCGAATGTTTGGCAAGGTGTTTGCAACATAGTAAACAGTAGATGGTGATTACCCGCGCGGGATGATTTTGAGCGTACATCTGCCTTGCCAAGTAAGCCATAATAAAGGCCATATTCCTGCGCAATTTTCTATTAAAAACACTGCGGCTGTATACAAACTATACTACTGCGCGTTTTTTCGACAATTCTTCATTCAGGTGTTCAATACACTATCGTTGTAATCATTCATAAAAACTTTTTAGGAAATTATTATTTAGATAGTATATTTTAATGTACTGAATATCACGTTATTGTTACGTTAAAAATTTGCCTTTTTAAATAATTGCTAATTTATTTAGTATTTCAATGTTGGTTTTAAATTGGAATTAATAAATAGATAAATTATATAAACTTTATAAGTATCTGATTTTTAACCTTTATTGTGTTTTACTTTAAATGAATTTTGATTTTTTATTTTAAAATAATCGACATATATAGTGATCTAATCCAAAAAGCATTGACCGAATCTTTATACACTATCTTGAATTTTGATTTTTGCTGTGCGTGCGAGAAATGATTAAATTGGACCAGAATGCCTCGAAAAATTAGAGTGGCTTAAAAGGCTTAAAAACGGCCTTAAACCAAGGCTGTGAAAATCCCCTACCCGATAGGTGTGGGATTGAATCAGGCAGAAAAAATTAACGTTTGATACGGCGTTTAGCGATCTGTTTCTGGGCTACAGGAAACAAAAAAATAGTGGACAGAATGATGATCGCTCCTGCCCAGAATCCGGGTGTCATCTTCTTCATGTCGCCAAAAAAAAGTGCCGCCATGATGATACCGTAGACCGGCTCAAGGTTGGTTATAAGCGCGACTTTGAATGCCGATAGTTCGCGCATTACAGACACGCCGGCAACGTATGCCAGGGCTGTGCAAACGGTGCCCAGGAGCAAAAGATAGCCCGCATCCGGCACGCTCAACTGCATGTATTTGTTGAAGCCACCGGTGAAAAAAAGATACATGCTGATCCATAAAACGGCGCCGCCCAGCTCGTAAAAAGCAATCACCGGGGCATGTAATTTCTGCGCCTGCTTCGAGTTTATGATGGAAAAAAGACTGGCAAGTAGGGCGCTTATAAGTGCTGTGATAATACCCTTAGTGTATTTAAATTCAAATTTAAAAATCAAAATTATCCCGGTTGTGATGAGTAGCCCGGCCAGTATTTCAAGCTTTGAGATGGCCTTTTTACTTACCAAAGGTTCAATAACGGCAGTGAACAAAGTGATTGATGAAAGGCATACCAGTGTTACCGAAACGGTAGATAATTTGATGGCGGCGAAGAATAGAATCCAGTGCCCGCCAACCAGGGCGCCGGTGAAGATGAGTGCCAAAAATGAGCGTTTACTCACCTTAAAATCGGTGCGGCTGAATTTAAAATATAGGAATAATGATACCACCGCTATCACCACCCGGTACCATACCAATTGTATGGCCGGTACCGAAATCAGCGCGCCCAAAATGCCCGTAAATCCCCATATAAAAACCGTGAAATGCAGTATCAAAAGGTTGCGGTTCAGGGCGGTTTTTGAGGCCGTTTCCGGGGTGTTTTTTATCATTTTTATTTGGGTGCTTTCAGCAATAAATAATAGCCTAAAACGCCGAACAAAGCATTCGGTATAAACACCGAAATCAGCGGCGGTACGCCACCCTGAATGGCAAAAACGGTAGCGAATTTATCAACCACGATGTAGGCGAAACACAGGAAAATACCGATACCCAAAGGCAGGCCGATACCCCCGCGTACCTTTCGAGACGAAAGGGAAACACCCATTAAAGTGAGCACGTAGGTAGATAGCGGATATACAAAACGCCGGTACTTTTCGTAGTAAATAGCGGGCAAAAATTCAGG
This genomic interval from Mucilaginibacter defluvii contains the following:
- the ispE gene encoding 4-(cytidine 5'-diphospho)-2-C-methyl-D-erythritol kinase; this translates as MINFPNAKINIGLNITERRPDGYHNLETVFYPIWIKDALEIIEAGELTFEASGIGIPGRVEDNLCVKGYHLIKKDYDLPPVSIHLHKNIPIGAGLGGGSADAAFFIKLLDEQFGLNLTIEQMEGYARQLGADCAFFIQNKPVYAHEKGDVFKPVQLDLSDYKIVLVMPPAHVSTGEAYRGVRPKRSKASLQELVQLPVAEWRRHIKNDFEESIFKNHPVIRGVKASLYEAGALYASMSGSGASVFGIFEETPDLGMLEKDNQVYHLTQLSPPGEGFKVYK
- a CDS encoding NAD(P)-dependent oxidoreductase; amino-acid sequence: MDKKIAFIGLGNLGIPMAKNLIAAGYHLQVYNRTASKAGELEQASITTCSTPAQAAEGVDFVITILADDAVVTEIVTGTDGILKTMQKGALHISMSTISPQTSEQLLALHREAGTGYLAAPVFGRPEAAAAKKLWICVSGETDVKKSAEDMLNAMGQGIIDFGESTGGANVVKLTGNFMIMAALETMAEAYTIAEKNGLNRQQVADFFSSTLFACPIFQNYGKFIAAKNYDPVAFKAKLGYKDARLALALTQKSEVPAPLVSLVNTRLLTQVAKGKGDSSDWIAAFGEGVSEDAGV
- a CDS encoding DMT family transporter, whose protein sequence is MIKNTPETASKTALNRNLLILHFTVFIWGFTGILGALISVPAIQLVWYRVVIAVVSLFLYFKFSRTDFKVSKRSFLALIFTGALVGGHWILFFAAIKLSTVSVTLVCLSSITLFTAVIEPLVSKKAISKLEILAGLLITTGIILIFKFEFKYTKGIITALISALLASLFSIINSKQAQKLHAPVIAFYELGGAVLWISMYLFFTGGFNKYMQLSVPDAGYLLLLGTVCTALAYVAGVSVMRELSAFKVALITNLEPVYGIIMAALFFGDMKKMTPGFWAGAIIILSTIFLFPVAQKQIAKRRIKR